The following are encoded together in the Culex pipiens pallens isolate TS chromosome 1, TS_CPP_V2, whole genome shotgun sequence genome:
- the LOC120420226 gene encoding uncharacterized protein LOC120420226: MSDLRPLPLEVWQQIFGYLAVRDLKTALRVCHDWCQAIVGTSSLINRMQLRISRETTLDHRSSGIRFILARKVCLFKTKILSVDPWWPALGALLNDLDLRECQVVVPTLLAMLRQAPNLVRLTLDKVQYLELEDAVAADFQLNRLEYLSLGMTNGPRIVDILRPACPALKSFAFSAREAVPSEREVIELVRGVQGTLEELFVPINAVGRALLAMDRLKLRAVNLNRVEPEIILDVCRMQPDLQILDVRVSRLDDSQLCEIGQLLPNLRQLITNLDGIQHQEPRFLSAMPNLEQLIVSPVGRDFQQIESLGDFQCPKLKSLQLSWVILHSEEDGWKLLNRSRNIETLKLQECVFPQWSKFVDGLNALRSLKRLTLNTITVSNWTDSARWVVNDSTKCLRLWNLQIPKAQLLQLLAAFPALEELHLCHMPVVDDGVVLELPRLFPRLGRLLIWECSNWKASLRHVSESLPALVVLKYKFGPVTVRGMQLRAQRYDLRRGKFEWCENIMAKLYGLFGYYS; this comes from the exons ATGTCGGACCTACGCCCGCTACCGCTGGAAGTCTGGCAACAAATCTTCGGCTATCTGGCCGTGCGCGACCTCAAGACCGCTCTCCGCGTCTGCCACGACTGGTGCCAGGCGATCGTCGGAACGAGTTCGCTGATCAACCGGATGCAGCTCAGAATCAGCCGCGAAACCACGCTGGATCATCGCAGTTCCGGCATTCGGTTCATTTTGGCCCGTAAGGTTTGCCTCTTCAAGACCAAGATCCTCTCCGTTGATCCGTGGTGGCCCGCGCTGGGTGCGCTCTTGAACGATCTGGATCTACGCGAGTGCCAGGTGGTGGTTCCGACGCTGTTGGCCATGCTCCGACAGGCGCCGAACTTGGTACGGCTCACGCTGGACAAAGTGCAGTACTTGGAGTTGGAGGACGCCGTCGCGGCTGACTTTCAGCTGAACCGGCTGGAATATCTGAGTCTCGGGATGACGAACGGCCCGCGGATTGTGGACATTCTTCGGCCGGCCTGTCCCGCGCTAAAGTCGTTTGCGTTTTCCGCTCGCGAAGCCGTGCCGTCCGAGCGGGAAGTGATCGAGCTGGTGCGGGGCGTCCAGGGGACGCTGGAAGAGCTTTTTGTTCCCATTAACGCTGTCGGGAGGGCCCTGTTGGCGATGGACCGGCTGAAGCTACGGGCGGTTAATTTGAACCGCGTGGAGCCGGAAATTATACTGGACGTTTGTCGGATGCAGCCGGATTTGCAGATCCTGGACGTTCGCGTTTCACGGTTGGATGATTCG CAACTTTGTGAAATTGGACAACTGCTGCCAAATCTGCGTCAACTCATCACCAACCTAGACGGAATTCAACACCAAGAACCACGTTTTCTGTCAGCTATGCCAAACTTGGAACAGCTGATTGTTTCGCCAGTTGGCCGTGACTTTCAACAGATTGAATCGCTCGGCGACTTTCAATGCCCCAAGCTAAAATCTCTTCAGCTAAGTTGGGTGATTCTTCATTCCGAAGAGGACGGCTGGAAGCTGCTCAACCGATCGCGAAACATCGAGACCCTGAAACTGCAGGAGTGCGTTTTCCCCCAGTGGTCCAAATTTGTCGACGGCCTGAACGCGTTGCGATCGCTGAAGCGGTTGACCTTGAACACGATCACGGTTTCAAACTGGACGGATTCGGCGCGTTGGGTCGTCAACGACAGTACAAAATGTTTGCGCCTGTGGAACCTGCAAATCCCAAAGGCTCAACTGTTGCAACTGTTGGCCGCATTCCCAGCCCTGGAGGAGCTCCATTTGTGCCACATGCCGGTAGTGGACGACGGAGTGGTGCTTGAGTTGCCTCGACTGTTTCCGCGGTTGGGGAGGTTGTTGATCTGGGAGTGCTCGAATTGGAAGGCGTCGTTGCGCCATGTTTCCGAGAGTCTTCCCGCACTGGTGGTTCTAAAGTATAAGTTTGGACCGGTAACTGTTAGGGGGATGCAATTAAGAGCGCAGCGTTATGATCTAAGAAGAGGCAAGTTTGAGTGGTGTGAGAACATCATGGCGAAGCTGTACGGTCTGTTTGGGTATTACAGTTAA
- the LOC120420238 gene encoding uncharacterized protein LOC120420238: MSNPNLPTSVLDPHRFPPELLEHIFRHLAFRDLKSSLLVCRHWRDQIVACSSLMNPLVLRFPEDRPLDRRHPGVWQVLARNATFSCCSVISVEPWWSAFGSKLVRIDLNKVVVGLPVLLAMLRQTAKLKELSIVDSIVLKCEGFKGNLQLNDLEVLKIERPSPGLLNVIKRGCSRLKVLHVTKRSVTDEPDLLELVRTVQGTLKELYAELTETLLEAISEMDQLKLTGAGLGHEEDTTLTIEFCRLFTCVTILTLKGAGISGSILAEIGQLLPNLKELSVSFDCLTIEPLSMQFLRTMPKLENLSLAGNPQHFKKLGLIHRSWCPSLKHLQLKHIALNPNETCQFLATSDQVKSISMFQCLLPNWTQFTQTLGTLPSLEQITMHHIVVPEWPQIPTQSTNHSVKSLKLKIPAIPKDHLKTLINSFPKLEGLHLAETRTVDDATIQLISNRMEQLRHLAIQSCPITEKSVRAFFLHPRKLEKLEFAFVAGVADHEVERLRQKLGPSVEVSLKKQVEKENYITFEVTHDAKDFILPIVGAYCGAISSDETADMMAKDLLEFVHSEEDRTSLASLISAAEADNLRSTGRTLHQALQNMRREAADRILV; this comes from the exons ATGTCAAACCCAAACCTGCCAACCTCCGTCCTGGACCCGCACCGCTTCCCTCCGGAACTTCTGGAGCACATCTTCCGGCATCTCGCGTTCCGGGATCTCAAGTCGTCGCTTCTAGTTTGCCGCCACTGGCGCGATCAGATCGTGGCATGTTCGTCGCTGATGAACCCGTTGGTACTCCGATTTCCGGAGGATCGCCCGCTGGACCGTCGACATCCGGGCGTGTGGCAAGTTCTTGCTAGGAACGCCACTTTTAGCTGCTGTTCCGTGATCTCCGTGGAGCCGTGGTGGAGCGCTTTTGGGTCGAAACTGGTGCGAATCGATTTGAACAAGGTTGTTGTGGGTCTGCCGGTTTTGCTGGCGATGCTTCGGCAGACTGCGAAGTTGAAAGAGCTTAGTATCGTGGATTCGATTGTTTTGAAGTGTGAGGGTTTCAAAGGGAACCTTCAGTTGAACGATTTGGAAGTTCTTAAGATCGAGAGGCCTTCACCGGGACTGCTGAACGTTATCAAGCGAGGTTGTAGTAGGCTGAAGGTGCTTCACGTTACGAAACGTTCCGTTACGGATGAGCCGGATCTACTGGAGCTGGTGCGGACTGTCCAGGGTACGTTGAAGGAGCTGTACGCGGAACTGACGGAAACCTTGTTGGAAGCCATCTCGGAAATGGACCAGCTGAAACTGACAGGAGCCGGGTTGGGACACGAGGAAGACACTACGTTGACAATCGAATTTTGTCGACTGTTTACTTGCGTCACCATTTTGACTTTGAAGGGCGCTGGGATTTCTGGATCG ATACTTGCCGAGATTGGTCAACTGCTGCCGAACCTGAAAGAATTGTCAGTTTCCTTTGATTGTCTAACCATCGAACCACTATCAATGCAATTTCTCCGTACCATGCCAAAGCTGGAGAACCTGAGCCTTGCCGGTAACCCTCAACATTTTAAGAAACTTGGGTTAATCCATCGATCCTGGTGTCCCAGCCTGAAGCATCTTCAGCTCAAGCACATAGCTCTAAACCCGAACGAAACCTGTCAATTTCTTGCCACCTCCGACCAAGTCAAATCCATATCCATGTTCCAATGCCTCCTGCCAAATTGGACTCAATTTACGCAAACCCTCGGAACGTTGCCATCGTTGGAGCAAATCACAATGCACCATATCGTTGTCCCCGAGTGGCCTCAAATTCCCACCCAATCCACCAACCACAGCGTCAAATCACTGAAGCTAAAAATCCCAGCGATCCCCAAGGACCACCTCAAAACCCTAATAAACTCCTTCCCAAAGCTGGAGGGACTCCACCTGGCCGAAACTCGAACCGTCGACGACGCCACGATTCAGCTCATCAGTAACCGGATGGAGCAGCTCCGTCACCTGGCGATCCAGTCCTGCCCAATCACGGAAAAGTCCGTTCGTGCCTTTTTCCTGCACCCTCGAAAGTTGGAGAAGCTCGAGTTTGCCTTCGTCGCGGGAGTTGCCGATCATGAGGTTGAGCGACTCCGGCAGAAACTTGGCCCTTCGGTGGAGGTTTCGCTTAAGAAGCAGGTTGAAAAGGAAAATTACATCACCTTTGAGGTTACCCATGACGCGAAAGACTTCATTTTGCCAATCGTTGGGGCTT ATTGCGGAGCAATTAGCAGTGATGAAACGGCGGACATGATGGCCAAGGATTTGCTGGAGTTTG TTCACTCGGAAGAGGACAGGACATCGCTGGCATCGTTGatatcggcagccgaagccgatAACCTTCGCTCTACGGGACGGACACTTCACCAGGCGTTACAAAACATGAGACGAGAAGCGGCAGATAGGATTTTAGTCTAA